The following proteins are co-located in the Bacteroidota bacterium genome:
- a CDS encoding nucleotidyltransferase substrate binding protein, whose product MPNKDIRWEQRFVNYRKALQQLRKFYESEELNDKEEQGMIKAFEYTYELAWNTIKDYYESKGEVNIQGSRDAFRLAFNRGLISDGQVWMDMVDDRKLTVHTYDEKKADEMVEKIRDVHFNLFVRLETRLLVESKTT is encoded by the coding sequence ATGCCAAATAAAGATATACGCTGGGAGCAGCGATTCGTTAATTACAGGAAAGCACTTCAACAACTAAGAAAATTTTATGAATCAGAGGAGTTGAATGATAAAGAAGAACAGGGAATGATAAAAGCATTTGAATATACATACGAACTGGCATGGAACACCATCAAAGATTATTATGAAAGCAAGGGCGAAGTGAACATACAGGGCAGCCGTGATGCTTTTCGTTTGGCTTTTAACAGGGGGCTGATTAGTGACGGGCAAGTATGGATGGATATGGTGGACGACCGCAAATTGACCGTGCATACTTACGATGAAAAAAAAGCGGATGAGATGGTAGAAAAAATTCGTGATGTTCATTTCAATCTTTTTGTTCGATTAGAAACACGGCTTCTTGTTGAAAGCAAAACTACCTGA
- a CDS encoding restriction endonuclease subunit S, with translation MKYGLSDKVIERIQKVFESCTAIDKVILFGSRAKGNFKEGSDIDLAVKGRDYTFDTERKVSMQLDDLNLPYEIDLVNYHTIKEPALTAHIDRVGIDLYSRWKEYKLEEITEPLKETFNPDGSDDYSYIGLEHIEQESLRLNSVGVSSDVTSNKFLFKANDILFGKLRPYFRKVVKPQFDGICSTDIWVFRAKKGFDQDYLFYFIANWDFVNTANSGEGGTRMPRADWNFLKTTEWSLPPLPEQKSIASTLSSLDDKIDLLQRQNKTLEQLAETLFRQWFVEEAGWHGSLSEYVKVQGGYAFKSKDFKPTGFAGIIKITNISMGIIDIKNSDFVDESIVKYLDNRFKIKSGDFLIAMTGAEIGKIGIVEKTEKEIWVNQRVGKLEAKVPYGNIIGYLALKSREGQDHIVNACAGSAQENISTTGIEEMKFASYDSEKSNSFGQQAQPFFDKIIFNLNQINTLSKLRDTLLPKLMSGEIRLN, from the coding sequence ATGAAATACGGCTTATCCGATAAAGTAATAGAGCGCATTCAAAAAGTTTTTGAAAGCTGTACAGCCATTGACAAAGTAATTTTGTTTGGCTCACGGGCTAAAGGAAATTTTAAGGAAGGTTCTGACATTGACCTCGCAGTAAAAGGCAGGGACTACACTTTTGACACCGAACGCAAAGTGAGTATGCAGTTGGATGATTTAAACCTGCCTTATGAAATTGACCTTGTAAATTACCACACCATCAAAGAACCTGCACTCACAGCACATATTGACAGAGTGGGAATTGATTTGTATAGCAGATGGAAGGAATATAAATTGGAAGAAATAACCGAACCGCTTAAAGAAACATTCAATCCTGACGGAAGTGATGATTACTCTTACATTGGATTAGAACACATTGAACAGGAAAGTTTAAGATTAAATTCAGTTGGAGTTTCTTCAGATGTTACAAGTAATAAATTTTTATTTAAAGCAAATGACATTTTGTTTGGGAAACTCCGACCATATTTTAGAAAGGTTGTAAAGCCTCAATTTGACGGAATTTGTTCAACGGATATTTGGGTTTTTAGAGCAAAGAAAGGATTTGACCAAGATTATCTTTTTTACTTTATAGCAAATTGGGATTTTGTAAATACAGCAAACAGTGGTGAAGGCGGAACACGGATGCCAAGAGCAGATTGGAATTTTTTGAAAACAACTGAATGGAGTTTACCCCCACTCCCCGAACAAAAATCCATCGCCTCAACCCTTTCCAGTTTAGATGATAAAATAGATTTATTACAACGCCAAAACAAAACGCTTGAACAATTAGCTGAAACACTTTTCAGGCAATGGTTCGTGGAGGAAGCGGGATGGCATGGAAGTTTGTCAGAGTATGTAAAAGTTCAAGGCGGTTATGCTTTCAAGAGTAAAGATTTTAAACCTACAGGTTTTGCAGGCATCATTAAGATTACAAATATTTCAATGGGAATTATTGATATAAAAAATTCCGATTTCGTTGATGAAAGTATTGTAAAATATCTTGACAATAGATTTAAAATTAAAAGCGGAGATTTTCTTATTGCAATGACTGGAGCAGAAATTGGGAAGATTGGAATAGTAGAAAAAACAGAAAAAGAAATTTGGGTTAATCAACGAGTAGGAAAATTAGAAGCAAAAGTTCCTTATGGAAATATCATTGGTTACTTGGCATTAAAATCAAGAGAAGGACAAGACCATATTGTCAATGCTTGTGCTGGAAGTGCACAAGAAAATATCAGCACAACAGGAATTGAAGAAATGAAATTTGCATCTTATGATTCCGAAAAATCAAATTCATTTGGACAACAAGCCCAGCCTTTCTTTGATAAAATAATATTTAATCTAAATCAAATCAATACTCTCTCAAAACTCCGTGATACACTTCTTCCAAAACTAATGAGCGGAGAAATAAGATTGAATTAA
- a CDS encoding SAM-dependent DNA methyltransferase yields the protein MAKKEKEIKEESLEKKLWKSADKLRKNMDAAEYKHVALGLIFLKYISDAFEELYNKLKEGKDDYEGADAEDKNEYTAEKVFYVPPSARWSWLQGRGKLPTIGKDIDDAMDAIEKDNPSLKGVLPKVYAQEKLDKASVGGLIDMISTATLGTKEAQSKDVLGKVYEYFLGEFALAEGKKGGQFYTPSSVVRLLVEMLEPYEGRVFDPCCGSGGMFVQSEKFIKYHQDHYKKNNGKKLSLNPADHISIYGQESNQTTWRLAKMNLAIRGIDSSNVKWNNEGSFLNDAHKDLKADFIIANPPFNDSDWSGELLKKDARWVYGVPPAGNANYAWIQHFIYHLSQNGKAGFVLAKGSLTTKASNEGEIRKALIEDDLLDCIVNLPAKLFLNTQIPACLWFLNKNKTKRKKQILFIDARNLGHLINRKTLEFSNDDIMKVASAYHNWHTDDNGYSDIQGFCKSVSVEEVKAMNYVVTPGRFVGLPDDEDDFNFEERFITLKSELEKQIAEEDELNKKIENNLSKIKITQYAK from the coding sequence ATGGCTAAGAAAGAAAAAGAAATAAAAGAAGAATCCTTAGAGAAAAAACTCTGGAAATCGGCTGACAAACTCCGTAAGAATATGGATGCTGCCGAATACAAGCATGTTGCGTTGGGTTTGATTTTCCTAAAATATATTTCCGATGCTTTTGAAGAACTCTACAACAAATTGAAGGAGGGCAAAGACGATTATGAAGGTGCAGACGCTGAAGACAAAAATGAATATACAGCCGAGAAAGTTTTTTACGTGCCGCCTTCCGCACGGTGGTCATGGCTGCAAGGCAGAGGAAAGTTACCAACTATTGGTAAGGACATTGACGATGCAATGGATGCCATTGAAAAAGACAACCCTTCTTTGAAAGGTGTATTGCCCAAAGTGTACGCACAGGAAAAGTTAGACAAGGCAAGTGTTGGCGGATTGATTGATATGATTAGCACAGCAACCCTTGGAACAAAAGAAGCGCAAAGCAAAGATGTATTGGGCAAAGTATATGAATATTTTTTAGGGGAGTTTGCTTTGGCGGAAGGAAAAAAAGGCGGACAGTTCTATACACCTTCCAGTGTTGTGAGATTATTGGTTGAAATGTTAGAGCCATACGAAGGCAGAGTGTTTGACCCATGCTGCGGAAGCGGTGGAATGTTTGTACAGAGTGAAAAATTTATAAAGTACCACCAAGACCATTACAAAAAGAACAACGGTAAAAAACTTTCTCTCAATCCTGCCGACCATATTTCTATTTATGGACAGGAGAGCAATCAAACCACATGGCGGCTTGCAAAAATGAATCTTGCAATAAGAGGCATTGACAGCAGCAATGTGAAATGGAATAATGAAGGAAGTTTTTTAAACGATGCGCACAAAGACCTAAAAGCAGATTTCATAATTGCCAACCCGCCTTTCAATGACAGCGACTGGAGCGGTGAACTCTTAAAGAAAGATGCGCGATGGGTTTATGGTGTGCCGCCTGCAGGAAATGCCAACTACGCATGGATACAGCATTTCATTTATCATTTATCTCAAAATGGTAAAGCAGGTTTTGTCTTGGCGAAAGGTTCGCTGACAACAAAAGCAAGCAATGAGGGAGAAATAAGAAAAGCATTAATAGAAGATGATTTGCTTGATTGTATTGTAAATCTTCCTGCAAAATTATTTCTCAATACTCAAATCCCTGCCTGTCTTTGGTTTCTTAATAAGAATAAAACCAAACGCAAAAAGCAAATTCTTTTTATTGACGCACGTAACCTTGGACATTTAATCAACAGAAAGACACTTGAATTTTCTAATGATGACATTATGAAAGTTGCAAGCGCCTACCATAACTGGCATACAGATGATAATGGTTATTCCGACATACAGGGATTCTGTAAAAGTGTAAGCGTTGAAGAAGTAAAAGCAATGAACTATGTTGTTACCCCTGGAAGATTTGTGGGCTTGCCCGATGATGAAGACGATTTTAATTTTGAAGAGCGCTTTATAACGCTGAAATCAGAATTGGAAAAACAAATTGCCGAAGAAGATGAACTGAATAAAAAAATAGAAAACAATCTTTCTAAAATAAAAATTACACAATATGCCAAATAA